tcaatctaatagagtacctttgggatgtggtggaacaggagatttgcatcatggatgtgggCCGACAAATGCAGCGAATGCAGCACTGAGGAGAAGTGAAACAGCATTTAATGTTTGAGTTTCTTGCAAATGACTGCAACTTATTACAGGCCTTTATGTTGTATAtcgtatattttatacatttgttttctaatTGTTACTTCTTAAGTTATATTACCATTCTAACACTAATTGTAGCTCACATGCAAAATACAAAGTTGTTACAATACTTTCTCCTAAATTGTGCCTCGATGACCCTGGTTGTTTTGGTTCTAATGATGTGCTGTAGTTTGATGCTGTCACagatctggctagtccgaccgactacctcccctgacttgtgctcccttagcttGGGACAACACTCTTTCCCCAGTTCCCCAGTccctagccgagactcagtgtagggtaaaaccaaaacaaagactgatttattttagacacacagagctcgatatatccagcaaaaaacacattaacataaaacaagatattgagatacaaaccacccccttaatctgccttccagagacaacaggggcagtaaaggaattaacaatacaataggggtcccaacctccactatcacTGGCCAAAATCACTTCCAGGGATGGCCCGgctaaatgtctgtagtggtggaaatggggggaagggggggacaACATAGTAGTGCtccatggggtgggggggtctgatatcaaagtaaaacaatggtggtcactccctggttgcagatcctggctgtctgccagagataatcccctcagcaagtgatgagatgatatactgctggggtgGACACAGacgtctttacaaagtcagggcccttAGTCAATAGAGAGGGGGCTGGCAGTCAgacctctccagtggccccagtgatggacggTTCTGTCGTAGATTTTATGAAAGGTTGATTCTAGTTAATGATATGAAGTTCTAGTAGATGAATAACAGAGGTCAGCTGTAGGTCTATTTTAGTTGAGTGTTTGGGTGGGTTCTGCTGTAAAATGggtggtatttttattttcttgattaaagacagaagaaaactCTCCTACATTGTGACTGTGAATGTCCTCTTGTTTTgttctaaatcatttttaacagtTGCATCGCTatataaaaaggataaaaattGCATCACAGTTGGACCGTACATTATACGATGAACATGGAGAATTTGCATATCATTACATAATTACAAATTGGGTGTTTTTATCAAATAAGTCTGCATTGAAAAACATTGTGGGTAACTTCACTGAGTGGGCTCCAGATGGTCAGCAGCTCATCATTGACTCGCATTTAGCAATATGGAGGAACAAAGACAACCAGGTAAGGGGgggattattgtttttgttttcctacaTTAAAATTAAGCTACATTTCTATAAACTTTACAGGCATAGagtatattaaacataatttaacagaaataatataaactCACCAGCACCATACATCCTAAAGATGGTAAAACAAACCCACTTTGACGGTGTAATGGTTCTAACTTGTGaaaaaccctgtagcatgagagCCATAAACGTCACACTTAAGACTGACCATCCTAAACACCCACTAACcagacctcccagccagacctcgctaagccaggctctggaaaaccttccccagacaacacacaaatgtCCAGGCAAGTATTTCCTCCCTTACCTCAGGGATACCTCAGGTCTTTTTTAGGGgatctccttgccctgggagcataGAGGAAATTCTTCTTTCCACAACAGTCTCTGATCGCCAGGCTCCaggttttaatgcccagcacctatGCCTGATGCAGACCACATAGGAATCATAGACTGGATCCTGCAAAGCTCTAGCCTCTTGGAAAAGCCTGCATGGATCCAAGCTGTCAGTATATACAGTCctaaaaaaacacagcagcaaGCTTTAATGAGGCTTTAATgagaaaatgaggccagaccctcCCCGAAAACAATGCAAAACGCAACATTTCTGGgaccacattcactcactctctcactcatgcATTTTCTTCTTCGTCCGCATCTTCGCGGCACCTTCAGGTTTATGATTGCACTTTATGTGGAGCCACCACATGGACAATGTCCACTGCATGTGCACTTATTATACTGTCCTTGGAGAACACTTTCATATGCTGCTGTTTGCACGGTTATTGcataaatgtattagaataggGAATACTAGGCGCTTTTAGGATATTACTTTTTCTAGATTctagaaaatgaatgaattctGATCTTGTTGAATGATTTTCTAATTATCTAATCATCCAATCATGTTCTACTcctaatgtatttttcaaaacaaaggaattacatctttatttagaatatttttgtaGATATATCTATTATTCTGTGATTGTGCTTCTTTATTCTTTACTAATTTATAAGAGTGGCTCAaacaagaattatttttttctgtttgtagatTCCAAGGTCTCAGTGTTCAGAGAACTGTTTGCCTGGATATCGAAAAGTCCTGAGACCTGGAACACAAATCTGCTGCTACGACTGTGTCCGGTGCTCAGAGGGAGAGATATCCAACAGATCTGGtataatagattatatagaatCATACACATAATTTACTCATAGTATGTGTGTAGGAATGAAAGCCTGCTCCTGGTAAGGTAGAGGGTGGAGTCATGGGCGTAGGAGCCCCTAAAAtctggggggacagcattttcccccatcagatccccactttctccccatctctcacactatctaccccatctcccccttctcacactatctaagcCCTCTCACACTAACTACccccctgggggggatttcttcattatcggcccccccccctgcatgagttactgggggttCCTAAGCCCATGGGCGGAGTTGGGGGGTATTGAGAGCCACACGAAGGGCCAGGTGTAGCTATAAGTGATCACAATAATAGACAAACAAGACAGGCATGGGTTGACTAGAGCTGGGCATAACCTCCCCCACCCGGGGGGAGCAGAAAAACTACCTGGCAGCCGACAACCAGCTGTGATACCAAGCACCTTACAGATATTATGTGAAAAACCTTTTTACACAAGCTCCAACCTCCATGCTTCAGCACACAGCTGGTTCACTTTCACAAATGCGCCTCAGTGTACTAAATAACccccattaaaaacataaaaagtagtaacggtttaaccccttaatgacaaagcccatacatgtacgggctcaaaatgcattgttttcaatgggtttaggaactgtACATTTACTCAAGAAATCTACTTATAgtggggttttgtttttgttccttgTTTGGTCTTTGAGCTCCTCCGTTATATTTACTTCCATGTGAGATGAGTGGACCAGATTCttggcaaaagtggtagaggttagtgGAGCAAGTGACttgaaacacgcatgggataggcatatgattCCTGAAACTAAAACAAGGCGAAGAAAAATTGGGGCGATTAGATTTGGggctatttttgtttgttattttcagttcaaatctaagaaatgtaaacaaaaagaaGTAATTTAACATTAGTTAATATGGATACACTCAGTGGGAGGGaactatatactatagtatattctatgtttaatttacatattgagGCATAATGTTACTTTACGTTATTTTTCAGACAGTGAGAACTGCATTGTTTGCCCAAGTGATAAATGGTCTAATGAGAAAAGGGATCGGTGTATTCCAAAATCGGTGGAGTTTCTATCATATTTGGATGCAGTTGCTGCTGTTTTATCTTTTGTATCAATTCTGTTTTGTCTTGTAACTGTTGTAATATTACTGATCTTCATTGTCTTCAGAGATACCCCAATTGTGAAAGCCAATAACAAGAACCTCAGCTTCCTCCTCTTGGTCTCCATCATGCTGAGCTttctctgtgtgtttttgttcctcGGTCGTCCTGAGGATGTAACCTGCATGCTGCGCCAAACTGCTTTTGGTGTCCTCTTCTCATTAGCCGTGTCTTGTATTTTAAGCAAAACAATCATGATCTATATTGTTTTCAGAGCCACGAAACCCGGCAGCTCCTGGGCAAACTGGGTCAGTGTGAAAGTCTCCAATTCTATAGTACTGCTCTGCTCATCCATTCaagttatcattaatatttcctGGTTGGCCATTTCACCCCCATTTCAGGAGCTGGACATGCGCTCTTATCAGGGAAAGATCATCATTCAGTGTAATGAGGGCTCAGTTATTGCCTTCTACTGTGTCCTGGGTTATATGGGGCTTCTGGCAGCTCTTAgctttattatagcttttttagccaggacattaccggacagttttaatgaggccaagtacatcaccttcagcatgctggtgttctgcagcgTTTGGATTGCGATGATCCCGGCCTATCTGAGCACCAAAGGGAAGAACATGGTGGCCGTAGAGATTTTTGCCATAGTGGCTTCAAGTGCAGGACTTGTAggatgtatatttattccaaaatgcTATATAATTCTTTTGAGACAGGAattgaatacaaaaacatatttacttggAAGCAGAATTAAAGGTTTAACCAAATAGTTATAAGAAACATATTCTGCATTGTAAGTTGTATTATCTTATAACTGTCAATGGTCAATTTCAGAAATCTGAATTTGTTTTCTAGACATCAAAAGACCTTTTTGCACACAATACCCCAATGTCCTGGACTTTTAAGAAGCATATCTTTAAGTCTGATCCTACTTATAAAAAGCAACTATGTTAACCCTTCTATCTTTTATTAGTTACAGCAAAGGTGAGGAGTCCACTTGTttgcaaaacagagaaactcagcagcacacaaagcaaaacacacacaacaggattAAAATAAACCTCTATAGACATTTTGTAGATATAATGTTTATTAGGATAAATTAGTCAATGTCTGGATTAGGGACAATTAAAATATTCCATGATTGGAACTGAGATAATGGACCCTCCAGACTTCATATCCATCCCTGAAAAAGACGATGAATCAAACACGAAtccctaaattattttgtatttccttCTGCACTTGATCATTTGCATACTGatagttgaaaatattttaaaggacactcatatctaataaaataaaatatattccagaTCATGTTTATACTATTTGTGTTCAtttgggaagtaaaaaaaacaaagcttggTTGGGCAGTGAATCTCGCCTGATACTACACTTTATTATGACATCCTTTTTTATTATGGAATAAATACTATGTCACTAAAGGTATTGTTACAACAGTCTGTTTTGTGACCCTTCCAAACATAGTGTGCCAAAAAACTCATCTTTACTAATATGAACTTATTTGCCAGTATAACCAGAGCTCAATCTAACTAGGGATGGCCTGGCTGCCTACTCACATTTATGACCTTGAACTCCATTAACATTAACTGCTGAGTCAACCAACAGATTCGTCTGATAACTTCACTGATAAAGCACTAGGATAGGCTCAATTACTTACTATACGACTTAACTCAGTCACTCTTGACTCTGTTCATTGAAACATGGAATTTCACAGCAGAGAAGAACTATTTGGCTCATTTATTTGGCCtgcttttcctgatgtaagactttGGTCTTGATCAGTCCTTGaccttgtcttagattccgAACAGCTCAATGCCTCTTGCATGGATGCTTAACTTTGCTAACTGTATTAGCCCCTACCATTACTGATGGGAGGTTATTGCATTTATCTATTACCCTCTCGGATCGGGTTCCCTAGAAGAGAATCATAAACAAATTACATTCTTTGGCTTTGGATCTCAAAACACACGAATgtgactgctttatgtgacactgctgAGCTGCGTCGGAGCATTTACAGAGAGAAAACTGAGAAATGAGATTCTTCTGTGTGAGAATTGGTCAACCTTGGGCTGCTATTTCTCACTGTGTATAATTTCCATACCTGAAAACTTGTGGGacggccaggactgccaacTGACGTCAGATTGACTATTGACCTTAGCTTTTTGGACCGCTGTCTGTAACCTGACTTTGCCTCTCTGACCGTCCCATTTGTCACGGACTCTCTAGTCACCCCTGCGTATTGGGCTCCTCCTTACACGCTACTGGCACCTCACTGTACCTGACAGCTGTTCGTTTTGGAGAAAATGTGTAGGTCTTTCTTTTAACTCAAAATGACATTTGGGGGGCGTTCCCAAAGGGGGGTCCCTGGCATCTTCTAGACACTGCtttcatacaatatataaatttaagagGTATGACAAGACTGGAATTGACGGACTAACATAGATCGATTGATCTTCGCTTGACATGGCATTAGTAGTTTCACTCTCTTCAgtattcttggtgagatgaaggtgaaAGAGAAAGAGACCTTGCCCTTAGAGCTTGCCCTATACCCTTTTTCA
The DNA window shown above is from Spea bombifrons isolate aSpeBom1 chromosome 1, aSpeBom1.2.pri, whole genome shotgun sequence and carries:
- the LOC128468087 gene encoding vomeronasal type-2 receptor 26-like, encoding MVKTLEEQEEAREETVLWERTQTQRKWVEKIRSSALKNIVGNFTEWAPDGQQLIIDSHLAIWRNKDNQIPRSQCSENCLPGYRKVLRPGTQICCYDCVRCSEGEISNRSDSENCIVCPSDKWSNEKRDRCIPKSVEFLSYLDAVAAVLSFVSILFCLVTVVILLIFIVFRDTPIVKANNKNLSFLLLVSIMLSFLCVFLFLGRPEDVTCMLRQTAFGVLFSLAVSCILSKTIMIYIVFRATKPGSSWANWVSVKVSNSIVLLCSSIQVIINISWLAISPPFQELDMRSYQGKIIIQCNEGSVIAFYCVLGYMGLLAALSFIIAFLARTLPDSFNEAKYITFSMLVFCSVWIAMIPAYLSTKGKNMVAVEIFAIVASSAGLVGCIFIPKCYIILLRQELNTKTYLLGSRIKGLTK